A genomic stretch from Photobacterium atrarenae includes:
- a CDS encoding SlyX family protein, whose protein sequence is MTEIEKLQAQIDELEMKQAFQEQTIEELNQALTQQQFVIDKMQTQMQFLVGKVKGIEPSNMASESEETPPPHY, encoded by the coding sequence ATGACCGAGATTGAAAAACTACAGGCCCAAATCGACGAACTGGAGATGAAGCAGGCCTTTCAGGAGCAGACTATTGAAGAGCTCAATCAGGCGCTGACCCAGCAACAGTTTGTGATCGACAAGATGCAAACGCAGATGCAGTTCCTGGTTGGGAAAGTCAAAGGGATAGAACCTTCCAATATGGCCAGCGAGTCCGAAGAGACCCCACCGCCACACTATTAA
- a CDS encoding YheV family putative zinc ribbon protein, which produces MAKKRFIAGAVCPQCQQKDTLRWWQENEIERVECVACEYTDSRAPQAVEESEQLSQQTKDQVIGIFKPQ; this is translated from the coding sequence ATGGCAAAGAAACGTTTTATTGCCGGTGCGGTCTGCCCGCAGTGCCAGCAGAAGGATACCCTGCGCTGGTGGCAGGAAAATGAGATTGAACGGGTGGAGTGCGTGGCGTGTGAATACACTGATAGCCGGGCACCCCAGGCGGTTGAAGAAAGCGAGCAGCTGTCGCAGCAAACCAAAGATCAAGTAATTGGGATCTTTAAACCACAATAA
- the slyD gene encoding peptidylprolyl isomerase, with amino-acid sequence MKVAKDIVVSLAYQVKTEDGVVVDQSTAEAPLDYLHGHNNLIVGLEKALEGREAGDKFEVTVAPEEAYGEHVAEMVQRVPADVFQGVDEITVGMRFLAETDQGPIPVEVTEVDGDHVVVDGNHMLAGQTLTFNAEVVALREATAEEIAHGHIHQGGGCCGGGSCGDHDHDHDHDGGCCSH; translated from the coding sequence ATGAAAGTCGCTAAAGACATCGTAGTAAGCCTGGCTTATCAAGTGAAAACTGAAGATGGCGTGGTGGTAGACCAGTCGACAGCTGAAGCACCGCTGGATTACCTTCACGGCCACAACAACCTGATTGTGGGTCTGGAGAAAGCACTGGAAGGTCGTGAAGCAGGCGACAAATTCGAAGTGACCGTTGCTCCGGAAGAAGCCTATGGCGAGCACGTGGCTGAAATGGTGCAGCGTGTACCGGCCGATGTTTTCCAGGGCGTTGACGAAATTACCGTCGGCATGCGTTTCCTGGCTGAAACCGATCAGGGCCCAATCCCGGTTGAAGTGACCGAAGTCGACGGCGATCACGTAGTGGTTGACGGCAACCACATGCTGGCTGGTCAGACGCTGACTTTCAATGCAGAAGTTGTTGCCCTGCGTGAAGCGACGGCAGAAGAAATCGCTCACGGCCACATCCACCAGGGCGGTGGTTGTTGTGGTGGCGGCAGCTGTGGTGATCACGACCATGATCACGACCACGACGGTGGTTGCTGCTCGCACTAA